The nucleotide sequence CACCTTGGTGTTAGGAGCTTGAGAATCAGAGACTGTTGCCAGCAATGTCTACTACATTAGAGCAAAGccaaacttttaaaacaaaatttcaccccaaatccaagaaaaattatttttattttaaggaaaaaaagtttctACTTAGAAGTAACAGACCAGTAAAGTTTACGGAAAAGATGACATAATAGTAGCACCCTGTCCTACCCTGATGATAACTTCAGGTATATTACACAGCTTAAAAGCATTCagaatatatgcttttttttttttttgcctaaaaaACCTGACTGATAGCAGAAAATATCTAAGGATagctgctttttttgtttttttgttttttttggtagGTGTAGCTATGTGGACTTGTAAATTTAAGCAGCTTTATCTACGACTTGGGAGCATGAATCTGTAGACTACTTTGCTAAAATTAGGACTCcttctttccccttttaaaaacacattccaGCACTCATAAAGAGCTGGCAGGATTAGCTCTGTACCTCTCTAAAGAGTATTTCCCCCATCAGTGTATTCTCAAGACGCTTTTCTTGGGCAGTTTTTCCTCTCTCAAGCATAACCTGCCACTCCTAAAATTCTGCTTCTCCACAACTCTCACTCTATTCGTTGGAGTGTCACTGTGGCACTCCATTAACTCCTAAAGTTTAGAGGTAACTCCCAGCCACAGCTTTTGGCTTCCTCCCACTAACTGTGGTCACCGACTGTCCTCTTTGGGAAGCACCATGACCTAAGACAGAGCGACGGCAGCAGCAGTCAACGGTACTGTGGTCAGAGTCCCAGCAGGCCAGATGCCTACCATTTGCAGAGTAGATCCCACTGTGTGGATGCTACAATTAAACAAACAGGATTTGGGACCACAAGCCAATTAGAAATACCTATCTCTGGCACCGTAGAGAATTACAATTAGATACAACTGTCCAAACTCAACATTAGtactaaaatacaaaattttcccTTACCAAGAGTTTGAAACACCTTGTGACAATAGTGGCATCTTACAGAAATTGAAGCTAGTACCATAAGTTATTTGTTTCATACTTAGAATGTCACCCTCTAGCATCTCCATAGTTTTACTTAAAATACcctttagaaagaataaaaccaGACAAGAGAGCTCTGTTAATCAATTGCTCATCCTAGGAATCACATTATTTATAGCTTTTACATAAGGAGCATTTCATTCAGTGAAGCAGCTACCAGAACAAATCCACATTACCTAAGTATCTATAGTAAGAGCAAAAAATTTCAGCATGACCTCGTAATAAGGAGTGATCAAGAACTGCTGCCACATGAAATGGAACTGGTAGGCTGGAGTCCAGTTCCAAGCGCTGGTGTCTAAATCCACCTGCTTCAATCATGACTGGCCTGAAGGTTTACCTTGCCAGCTGGGCAGCGGACTAACTTGCCCCCATTACCCATTCCAGGCCAGGACTGGAACATACAAATTTGAGGAATTAGATTTTTTAATTGGCCTACTTAGAGCTGGTCTTTCAgaaatatcttccttttttttaagctTCTCTCATAATAGCAAGTAGCTCGCATCATCTGTGCCCAGATTTGCATTAATTACCATAGTTTATTTTTGTGCATGCCACTCAAGGGCCAGATCCTATTTTTAGTTAGCCTCAGTTGTATTCTGCTCAGCCTTTGCAGCTTCGTAGGACTTGGTACAAGAAGTCACATGCCGGTGGAAACTGTCCCTCCACATAAACCTCTTTGCACAGATATTGCACTCGTACGGCTTTATGCCTGTGTGAATTTTCATGTGGCCCACGAGATGGTGCTTCATTTTGAATTTCTTACCACAGACACCACAGCCGTAAGGCCGAAGACCGAGGTGCATGCTCATGTGTCGATCTCTCTGACTCTTGTGAGTGAAACTTTTCCCACACTGGCAAGGATACAGCTTGTCGGTGGCTGAGAATCCTAAGTGGGAAGCTTCCTCTTTAATTCCTGTGACCATTTCAATATTCTCGCTGTAGCCTGCTGCTAGAGCAGTCTCCTGTCTGTGCCCAATTAGATTCCCATCTGACCTCTCTCCAGAAAACTCTTCCATAGAAGAGCCATAGAAATCCACCTGTTCATCATAATTGCTTTCATCAGCCTGTTCGTCAAACTCTGCTTCCACTTTTTTTTCCCCGATATGAAAGTCCTCCTCCACTCCTGAAGGCTGGATCGAGTGCTCTGTCTGCAGAGTATTGATGGACTCAGTGACCTGGTGCTCGTCGTAGGCTGCGTGCACATCCATGCCCTCGCAAGCCTGCTCCAGGCGCTCAGGCTTCACGTGGATCCAGCGTTTGTGAGCCATTATGCTGGGCTTGCTGTACATGGGCCGGGTGTAGTGGAACTCGGCACTGTCGctggccccctcctccccatcctggcTCGCCATTTCAGTGCTCAGCCGGTCATGCTCTGTGGACGAGTTGCTGGGCAGGTACTCGTGCTCGGTGAGCTGAGATGACAGCTCATCTTTGATGCTCTCCTCTTCATTCTCGCCATCCCTCAGTTCTTGGGCTTTGGGGAAATCAGTATGACCCCCAGAGCCCAGCTCAAAGCTCTCTACCAGGCCATTGTAATTACTGCTACTTGGAGACTGGTGGTCACTGCCATGATTTAGCTTCTGACAAAGGACGGTAGGGTTTCCCTCTAAAACCTCAGTGCATTTGTCTACCACATGCCACATCTGGAGAAAGCTTGCTGCTGTCAAGTAACTAACAATTTCTGGAGCAGGCATTACTAGACGTCCTGTATAACTAGATAGCAGAATGTTCTCAAACACTCTTGGGTTCATCACATCAGGCAAAACAATTCTCCTGCTATTTTTCAGGAGTACCTGGTCACAAAAGTAGGGTGAACTAGCAGCAAGAACAGCTTTGTGTGCCCGGAAAATGTGGCCTTGGACAACAATGGAGACATCACATAATTGTCCTTGCTGGCGCTGCTGGTTCAGTTTCTGTagaatggtgctggaaaaatcaggaaattcTACTCGAAAAGAGTTTGTTCCAGGCTCCATTTCATCACAAATCTTGCTCAGTgctataagagaaagaaaaattagtacTAATTCCTGCCCAAAGAGAAACT is from Lemur catta isolate mLemCat1 chromosome 10, mLemCat1.pri, whole genome shotgun sequence and encodes:
- the ZBTB43 gene encoding zinc finger and BTB domain-containing protein 43, with product MEPGTNSFRVEFPDFSSTILQKLNQQRQQGQLCDVSIVVQGHIFRAHKAVLAASSPYFCDQVLLKNSRRIVLPDVMNPRVFENILLSSYTGRLVMPAPEIVSYLTAASFLQMWHVVDKCTEVLEGNPTVLCQKLNHGSDHQSPSSSNYNGLVESFELGSGGHTDFPKAQELRDGENEEESIKDELSSQLTEHEYLPSNSSTEHDRLSTEMASQDGEEGASDSAEFHYTRPMYSKPSIMAHKRWIHVKPERLEQACEGMDVHAAYDEHQVTESINTLQTEHSIQPSGVEEDFHIGEKKVEAEFDEQADESNYDEQVDFYGSSMEEFSGERSDGNLIGHRQETALAAGYSENIEMVTGIKEEASHLGFSATDKLYPCQCGKSFTHKSQRDRHMSMHLGLRPYGCGVCGKKFKMKHHLVGHMKIHTGIKPYECNICAKRFMWRDSFHRHVTSCTKSYEAAKAEQNTTEAN